The Staphylococcus sp. KG4-3 genome has a window encoding:
- a CDS encoding pyruvate oxidase: protein MAKIKANEALVKALQAWDIDHLYGIPGDSIDAVVDSLRTERDNIEFVHVRHEEVASLAAAGYTKLTGKIGVALSIGGPGVIHLLNGMYDAKMDNVPQLILAGQTDSTALGTKAFQETDVNKMVDDVAVYKHQVTENDKDIFGIVNEAIRTAYEKKGVSVLILPNNLLTRKVKDTTNQKVDTAPPARVAPKPNTIKKAAKLINKSKKPVVLLGTGAQHAKDEVREFIEAFKIPTIVTLPAKTVLPDAHPYNIGNLGKIGTKTAYQTMQDADLLIMVGTNYPYVDYLPKKNIKAIQIDTNPENIGHRFDVNVGILGDSKLALLQLTDMAKHVTDRDFLNKTLERKATWDAWMAEDMANDSKPIRPERLMDAINKVRTDDAIFSIDVGTATVWSTRYLNLTVNNKFIISSWLGTMGCALPTAIAAKREYPNRQVVGIIGDGAFDMVMQDFATAVQYDLPMTLFVLNNEQLSFIKYEQQAAGELEYAINFTDIDLEKFAESCGGVGYTLKDPNRIDEVVEAAMTENKPTIVNVYVDENAAPLPGKIVNEEAINYGKWAFRSITEDKKLDLDELPPMSTAVKRFF, encoded by the coding sequence ATGGCAAAAATTAAAGCGAATGAAGCATTAGTGAAAGCATTACAAGCATGGGATATTGATCACTTATATGGCATTCCTGGTGATTCTATTGATGCAGTGGTTGATAGCTTAAGAACGGAAAGAGATAATATTGAATTTGTCCATGTTCGTCATGAAGAAGTTGCAAGTTTAGCTGCTGCGGGTTATACAAAATTAACTGGTAAAATCGGTGTCGCATTAAGTATCGGCGGCCCTGGCGTTATTCATTTATTAAATGGTATGTACGATGCGAAAATGGATAATGTGCCACAATTGATTTTAGCAGGTCAAACAGACAGTACTGCTTTAGGAACAAAAGCTTTCCAAGAAACAGATGTTAATAAAATGGTCGATGATGTAGCAGTATATAAACATCAAGTAACTGAAAATGATAAAGATATCTTTGGAATTGTAAACGAAGCAATACGTACAGCTTACGAGAAAAAAGGTGTATCTGTTTTAATCTTGCCTAACAACTTATTGACGCGCAAAGTTAAAGACACTACTAACCAAAAAGTAGATACTGCGCCACCAGCTCGTGTAGCACCAAAACCAAATACTATAAAGAAAGCGGCTAAACTCATTAATAAAAGTAAAAAACCAGTAGTATTACTTGGTACTGGTGCACAGCATGCAAAAGACGAAGTCCGTGAATTTATAGAAGCATTTAAGATACCAACGATTGTAACATTACCAGCAAAAACAGTTCTGCCTGATGCACACCCTTATAACATAGGGAACCTTGGTAAAATAGGTACTAAAACAGCATACCAAACGATGCAAGATGCGGATTTATTAATTATGGTTGGTACTAATTATCCTTATGTAGATTATTTACCAAAGAAAAATATCAAAGCAATACAAATTGATACAAATCCAGAAAACATTGGACACCGTTTTGATGTTAATGTGGGCATTCTTGGCGATAGCAAACTAGCATTGCTACAATTAACTGATATGGCTAAGCACGTTACGGATCGCGACTTCTTAAATAAAACATTAGAAAGAAAAGCCACATGGGATGCTTGGATGGCTGAAGATATGGCTAATGACAGTAAACCTATTAGACCCGAACGTTTAATGGATGCTATAAATAAAGTTAGAACAGACGATGCCATCTTCTCTATAGATGTCGGTACAGCAACAGTTTGGTCTACGCGTTATTTAAACTTAACAGTAAATAATAAATTTATTATTTCTAGCTGGTTAGGTACTATGGGTTGTGCGTTACCTACTGCAATAGCTGCCAAACGTGAGTATCCAAATCGCCAAGTAGTTGGTATTATCGGCGATGGCGCGTTTGATATGGTCATGCAAGATTTTGCAACTGCAGTGCAGTATGATTTACCAATGACATTATTTGTATTAAATAATGAACAACTTTCATTTATTAAATATGAACAACAAGCTGCTGGTGAGTTAGAATATGCTATTAACTTCACTGATATTGACTTAGAAAAATTTGCTGAAAGTTGTGGCGGAGTTGGTTATACACTTAAAGATCCAAACAGAATTGATGAAGTCGTTGAAGCTGCTATGACTGAAAATAAACCAACGATTGTTAATGTTTATGTAGATGAAAATGCAGCACCTTTACCAGGTAAAATTGTAAATGAAGAGGCAATTAACTATGGTAAATGGGCGTTTAGATCTATTACTGAAGATAAAAAATTAGACTTGGATGAATTGCCACCAATGTCAACAGCAGTAAAACGTTTCTTCTAA
- the nhaC gene encoding Na+/H+ antiporter NhaC produces the protein MIAAMLFTVAVLEKEPHIPLLIGTAVAILITMLHGYEFSEVEEMMYKGIRHALPAIVIIILVGLVIGSWIGSGVVATMIYYGLQLIDPRYFLSVVIILCGIVALAIGSSWSTMATVGVASMGIGISMGISPGMVAGAVICGSYFGDKMSPLSDTTNLASGLTGVDLFAHIKHMFYTTIPALVISLIAFFFIGQRFGGRNFDAKNIKDILATMQDNFLITPWLLLIPIIVIALVVVKVPAIPAICVGIILGFFAQIFLQGGSITEALTALQTGYTIDSGNKLVDELFNRGGLESMFYTISLTLVAMTFGGVLEYSGMLTALIAVILKVAKSTGSLIASVIVSCIGTNFTCSEQYISIIVPSRMYINTFKDKKLHPKNLSRALEDGGTLTSVFVPWNTCGVFIASTLGVSVVEYAPFAILNYTVPIISIIFGYIGFKIIGLDETESEQPEQSPPNDTNLA, from the coding sequence ATGATTGCAGCAATGCTTTTTACAGTTGCAGTATTAGAAAAGGAACCACATATTCCTTTATTAATAGGAACAGCTGTAGCGATACTAATCACAATGTTACACGGTTATGAATTTAGCGAAGTTGAAGAAATGATGTATAAGGGGATTCGTCATGCTTTACCAGCAATCGTAATCATTATACTTGTAGGGTTGGTAATAGGATCGTGGATAGGCAGTGGTGTAGTCGCTACAATGATTTACTATGGATTACAACTGATAGACCCAAGATACTTTTTATCAGTTGTTATTATCTTATGTGGCATTGTAGCTTTAGCTATAGGCAGTAGTTGGTCGACGATGGCGACTGTGGGGGTCGCATCGATGGGTATTGGCATTAGTATGGGTATATCACCAGGTATGGTGGCTGGTGCAGTGATTTGCGGGTCATACTTTGGTGATAAGATGAGCCCACTATCGGACACTACGAACTTAGCTTCTGGATTAACTGGTGTTGACTTGTTTGCTCATATAAAGCATATGTTTTATACGACGATTCCAGCATTAGTTATTTCATTAATTGCTTTTTTCTTTATAGGACAACGCTTTGGTGGAAGAAATTTTGACGCAAAAAACATAAAAGACATTCTTGCGACGATGCAAGATAATTTTTTAATTACACCATGGCTATTACTTATACCAATTATTGTAATTGCACTCGTTGTAGTAAAAGTGCCTGCAATACCAGCAATTTGTGTAGGTATTATATTAGGGTTCTTTGCACAGATATTTTTACAAGGTGGCTCTATTACAGAAGCACTTACAGCTCTGCAAACAGGTTATACAATTGATTCAGGTAATAAATTAGTAGATGAATTGTTCAATCGCGGTGGATTGGAATCAATGTTCTATACGATATCACTGACACTTGTTGCAATGACCTTTGGGGGTGTCCTAGAATATTCTGGTATGCTCACAGCGTTAATTGCTGTTATTTTAAAAGTGGCTAAATCTACGGGATCATTGATCGCGTCTGTTATTGTATCGTGTATTGGAACAAACTTTACCTGTTCTGAACAATATATATCAATTATCGTGCCATCGCGCATGTATATAAATACGTTTAAAGATAAGAAACTGCATCCGAAAAATCTATCTAGAGCTTTAGAAGATGGTGGAACATTGACATCTGTGTTCGTACCTTGGAATACATGTGGTGTCTTTATTGCATCAACTTTAGGCGTTTCAGTGGTAGAATATGCGCCGTTTGCTATTTTAAATTATACTGTACCAATCATTTCGATTATATTTGGTTATATCGGTTTTAAAATTATCGGTTTAGATGAAACAGAGAGTGAACAACCGGAACAATCTCCACCAAATGATACAAATTTAGCATAA
- a CDS encoding LrgB family protein — protein MMFLKGFLMIVLTLAMFIGAKKLQVKYKTPFLNPALISSIGIIIVLLLFNEDYQDYMTGGKWIHYLLNCTVVCLAFPLYQNRHKILQNASIIFSSVLTAVMLNFIFVYSVLKILGYSKEVIVTMLPRSMTAAVGIEVSHQLGGIDTITVMFIVTTGLIGSILGSYLLRLGKFKTSIAKGLTYGNASHAFGTAQALEIDLESGAFSSIGMILTAVLSSIILPILILFLY, from the coding sequence ATGATGTTTTTAAAAGGCTTTTTAATGATTGTTTTAACACTAGCTATGTTTATAGGTGCCAAAAAATTACAGGTGAAATATAAAACGCCATTTTTAAACCCGGCATTAATATCGTCTATAGGAATTATTATTGTACTTCTATTATTTAATGAAGATTATCAAGATTATATGACTGGTGGAAAATGGATCCATTATTTATTGAATTGCACTGTTGTTTGTTTAGCATTTCCACTTTATCAAAATCGCCATAAAATACTACAAAACGCGAGTATTATTTTTAGTAGCGTGCTGACAGCAGTGATGTTAAATTTCATATTCGTATATAGTGTATTAAAAATATTAGGATATTCAAAAGAAGTGATCGTGACAATGTTACCAAGGTCAATGACTGCTGCGGTAGGCATAGAAGTGTCACATCAACTTGGTGGTATCGATACTATTACAGTGATGTTTATTGTAACTACTGGATTGATTGGTAGTATTTTAGGTTCTTATTTATTAAGATTAGGTAAATTTAAAACCTCAATTGCGAAAGGTTTGACTTATGGAAATGCTTCACATGCTTTTGGTACTGCACAAGCATTAGAAATAGATTTAGAATCTGGTGCATTTAGTTCTATTGGAATGATACTAACAGCAGTTCTAAGTTCAATCATCTTACCTATTCTGATCCTTTTCTTATACTAA
- a CDS encoding thiolase family protein, whose protein sequence is MNKVAIVSAKRTPIGRFRGKLSKYSAVELGTKTLEAAMKAINIAPQRVEQVIYGNVLQSGSGQNPARQIAIHAGVPNTTPAMTINEVCGSGLKSIILGKQLIQLGEAKVVAVGGVESMTNAPKLVFNDDEAPVDSFMHDGLTDAFLNVPMGITAEKIAEKYNVSREAQDYFANESQQKAQQATEVGKFNNEIIPLEDVNGEMMTTDEGIRGNSSVEKLSTLKTIFKEDGTVTGGNASSINDGASTIILMDAEYAKQEGYEILAIVGEHAEIGCDPEYMGYAPYHAVTKLLDKTDKVIDDFDVIEMTEAFASQSIPVRDNLGISEDKLNLYGGAIALGHPIGASGTRLVTTLVNILAQEEKQSGIATACIGGGLGIAIQIEKENN, encoded by the coding sequence ATGAATAAAGTAGCAATCGTAAGTGCAAAACGAACACCAATAGGAAGATTCAGAGGAAAGTTGAGTAAATATTCAGCAGTTGAACTGGGAACAAAGACATTAGAAGCTGCGATGAAGGCGATTAACATAGCTCCACAGAGAGTAGAACAAGTTATCTATGGTAATGTATTACAAAGTGGTAGTGGTCAAAATCCTGCTCGCCAAATAGCAATCCATGCTGGTGTTCCAAATACAACGCCAGCTATGACTATAAATGAAGTGTGTGGCTCTGGCTTAAAGTCTATTATTTTAGGAAAGCAATTAATCCAATTAGGTGAAGCTAAAGTAGTAGCTGTAGGTGGTGTAGAAAGCATGACAAACGCACCTAAGTTAGTGTTTAATGATGATGAAGCACCTGTAGATAGCTTTATGCATGATGGTCTTACTGACGCATTTTTAAACGTACCTATGGGGATTACAGCTGAAAAAATTGCGGAAAAGTACAATGTATCACGTGAAGCACAGGATTATTTTGCTAACGAATCTCAACAAAAAGCACAACAAGCGACAGAAGTAGGAAAATTTAATAATGAAATCATTCCATTAGAAGATGTAAATGGAGAAATGATGACTACGGATGAAGGTATTCGTGGAAATAGTAGTGTAGAAAAATTAAGTACATTAAAAACAATATTTAAAGAAGATGGCACCGTAACAGGTGGGAATGCGTCTAGTATTAATGACGGTGCGTCTACAATCATTTTAATGGACGCTGAATATGCGAAACAAGAAGGTTATGAAATTTTAGCTATAGTAGGAGAACATGCCGAAATTGGTTGTGATCCTGAATATATGGGTTATGCACCATATCATGCAGTGACGAAATTATTAGATAAGACAGATAAAGTCATCGATGACTTTGATGTAATAGAAATGACAGAAGCATTTGCGTCACAAAGTATTCCTGTGAGAGATAATTTAGGTATATCTGAAGATAAGTTGAATCTATATGGCGGTGCGATTGCGTTAGGTCACCCAATTGGTGCAAGTGGCACACGCTTGGTTACAACTTTAGTTAATATTTTAGCTCAAGAAGAGAAACAATCAGGCATAGCAACTGCCTGTATCGGCGGCGGTTTAGGAATTGCAATCCAAATTGAAAAGGAGAATAACTAA
- a CDS encoding hydroxymethylglutaryl-CoA reductase, degradative: MESLGKTFRHLSRTEKLEELVIKGWLSEENKNVLLNNPLISEEVANSLIENVIGQGTLPVGLLPEINVDNKSYVVPMMVEEPSVIAAASYGAKLVNQTGGFKVISSERLMIGQIVFDGVTDTAVLEQRLQQLEPQMKRIADEVYPSIIERGGGFRKIEIDTFPNEGLLSLKVYVDTKDAMGANMLNTILEGITAYLKNEIEHVDILMSILSNHATASVVKVQGEITVDALSKGGRDGQDVAKRMERASVLAQVDIHRAATHNKGVMNGIHAVVLATGNDTRGAEATAHAYASKDGQYRGLATWHYNEEKQVLVGTIEVPMTLATVGGGTKVLPIAKASLELMNVDSAQELGHVVAAVGLAQNFAACRALVSEGIQQGHMSLQYKSLAIVVGAQGEEITQVAERLKTQDRANTAVAQQLLEELRLQKQ; encoded by the coding sequence ATGGAATCATTAGGTAAGACATTTCGTCATTTGTCTAGAACAGAAAAGTTAGAGGAGTTAGTAATTAAAGGCTGGTTATCAGAAGAAAATAAAAATGTATTACTCAATAATCCTTTAATTTCGGAAGAGGTTGCGAATAGTCTTATTGAAAATGTCATTGGACAAGGGACATTACCTGTAGGTTTATTACCTGAAATAAACGTAGACAATAAATCATATGTTGTACCAATGATGGTAGAAGAACCTTCAGTAATTGCTGCAGCTAGTTACGGAGCAAAGCTTGTAAATCAAACTGGAGGCTTTAAAGTTATTTCTAGTGAACGTTTAATGATTGGTCAAATTGTGTTTGACGGTGTAACTGATACAGCAGTTTTAGAGCAACGTCTGCAACAACTTGAACCGCAAATGAAACGTATTGCGGATGAAGTGTATCCTTCAATAATTGAGCGTGGCGGTGGTTTTCGTAAAATTGAAATAGATACATTCCCTAATGAGGGTTTATTGTCATTAAAAGTTTACGTAGATACTAAAGATGCAATGGGTGCAAATATGTTAAATACCATCTTAGAAGGTATAACAGCCTATTTAAAAAATGAAATAGAGCATGTTGATATATTGATGAGTATTTTATCTAATCATGCCACTGCTTCTGTCGTTAAAGTACAAGGAGAGATTACAGTTGATGCATTATCAAAAGGTGGTCGTGATGGTCAAGATGTTGCCAAAAGAATGGAACGCGCATCTGTATTAGCTCAAGTTGATATACACCGTGCGGCAACACATAACAAAGGTGTGATGAATGGTATCCATGCTGTAGTATTGGCAACAGGTAATGATACTCGTGGCGCTGAAGCGACAGCGCATGCATATGCAAGCAAAGATGGTCAATATCGTGGTCTAGCTACGTGGCATTATAATGAAGAAAAACAAGTGCTTGTAGGGACAATTGAGGTGCCTATGACATTGGCTACTGTAGGCGGAGGTACAAAAGTTTTACCAATTGCAAAAGCATCATTAGAATTAATGAATGTTGATTCTGCTCAAGAATTGGGTCACGTTGTTGCTGCTGTAGGATTAGCTCAAAATTTTGCTGCATGTCGTGCCTTGGTTTCTGAAGGTATTCAACAAGGTCATATGAGTTTACAATATAAATCATTAGCAATTGTTGTAGGAGCTCAAGGTGAAGAAATCACCCAAGTAGCAGAACGTTTGAAAACACAAGATCGTGCCAATACAGCAGTTGCACAACAACTCTTAGAAGAATTGAGATTACAAAAACAATAA
- a CDS encoding SMP-30/gluconolactonase/LRE family protein: MENKKLPGLSYTGNAKSEAPILAHEQGIQTITAEPWLKISDSGLQLEGLCFDRNGDLVLCEVFGGTIFHVALPDKKITQLLKSHKENPAAVKIHKDGRLFVCYLGDFDSSGGIYAIDGSGNKIQEIVSDIETEYCVDDLVFDSKGGFYFTDFRGYSTKPKGGVYYVSPDFKSITPVIQNLAVANGVALSTDEQILWVTETNANRLHRIELLEDGITIAPFGASIPYYFTGHEGPDSCCIDSDDNLYVAMYGQGRVLVFNKRGYPIGQILIPGRDSGHMLRSTHPAFIPGTDQLIICSNDIENDGASWIYTVKGFAKGYQSYQFQ; this comes from the coding sequence ATGGAAAATAAAAAATTACCTGGATTATCATATACGGGAAATGCTAAAAGTGAGGCGCCTATTCTTGCTCATGAACAAGGTATACAAACCATTACGGCTGAACCATGGCTAAAGATTTCTGATAGTGGATTACAACTTGAAGGGCTTTGCTTCGATAGAAATGGAGACTTAGTACTTTGCGAAGTCTTTGGGGGGACTATTTTTCATGTAGCCCTACCTGACAAAAAAATCACACAATTATTAAAATCACATAAAGAAAATCCAGCAGCCGTTAAAATTCATAAAGACGGACGTTTATTTGTATGTTATTTAGGTGATTTTGATAGTTCAGGTGGTATTTACGCTATTGATGGAAGCGGCAATAAAATTCAGGAAATTGTATCAGATATTGAAACAGAGTATTGTGTAGACGATTTAGTATTTGATAGTAAAGGTGGATTTTACTTTACGGATTTTAGAGGTTATTCGACGAAACCTAAAGGTGGAGTGTATTATGTCTCACCTGACTTTAAGTCAATCACTCCTGTGATACAAAATCTTGCAGTTGCTAATGGTGTTGCACTTAGCACTGATGAACAAATACTTTGGGTTACTGAAACGAATGCAAATCGATTACATCGCATAGAGTTATTAGAAGATGGTATTACCATTGCTCCCTTTGGTGCTTCTATTCCTTATTATTTCACAGGGCATGAAGGTCCAGATTCATGTTGTATAGATAGTGACGATAATTTATACGTTGCTATGTATGGTCAAGGAAGAGTTCTAGTATTTAATAAGAGAGGATACCCAATAGGCCAAATATTGATTCCTGGTCGTGATTCGGGTCATATGTTGAGATCGACCCACCCAGCGTTTATACCTGGAACAGATCAGTTGATTATTTGTTCAAATGATATTGAAAATGATGGCGCTTCTTGGATTTATACAGTTAAAGGATTTGCTAAAGGATACCAAAGCTATCAATTTCAATAA
- a CDS encoding LysR family transcriptional regulator, translating to MDIKHMKYFVEVVDQKGMTNASKSLYIAQPTISKAIKDLEKELNMTFFDRSKRQLVLTDAGKVFYKKCKEILTLYKDLPKEINSLLGLETGHISIGLSAVMNMNKFIHILGEFHQEYPNVTYNLVEKGGKMIETQLINDEIDIGITTIPVDQDIFHSIPLYQEDLKLVVNKEHRLANREQINMAMLKDEDFILFNEDFYLNDKIIEAAKNAGYVPKTISKISQWNFIENLLSAHLGVSILPENIVNLLDGSFKNITIDDPGMRWELGVIWKRDKYLSHATRKWIEFMKERL from the coding sequence ATGGATATTAAACATATGAAATATTTTGTCGAAGTCGTAGATCAAAAAGGAATGACTAACGCTTCAAAATCACTATATATTGCTCAGCCTACGATTAGCAAAGCAATAAAAGATTTAGAAAAAGAACTTAATATGACTTTTTTCGATCGTAGTAAGAGACAACTCGTATTAACTGATGCTGGAAAAGTATTTTACAAAAAATGTAAAGAAATTTTAACTTTATATAAAGATTTACCAAAAGAAATTAATAGTTTGTTAGGATTAGAAACAGGCCATATAAGTATTGGATTATCGGCAGTAATGAACATGAATAAGTTTATACATATCTTAGGAGAGTTTCATCAAGAATATCCAAATGTCACCTACAATCTTGTTGAAAAAGGCGGCAAAATGATTGAGACACAATTAATCAATGACGAAATTGATATTGGTATTACAACGATACCCGTAGACCAAGATATTTTTCATTCTATACCACTTTATCAAGAAGACTTAAAATTAGTAGTAAATAAAGAACATAGACTAGCGAATAGAGAACAGATTAATATGGCTATGTTAAAGGATGAAGATTTTATCTTATTTAATGAGGACTTTTATCTAAATGATAAAATTATTGAAGCGGCAAAAAACGCTGGTTATGTACCAAAAACAATATCTAAAATTTCGCAGTGGAATTTTATAGAGAATTTATTAAGTGCGCACTTAGGCGTAAGCATATTACCAGAAAATATTGTGAATTTATTAGACGGTAGCTTTAAAAATATTACAATTGATGATCCAGGTATGCGTTGGGAATTGGGAGTTATTTGGAAGCGAGATAAATATCTTAGTCACGCAACAAGAAAATGGATTGAATTTATGAAAGAACGTTTATAA
- a CDS encoding hydroxymethylglutaryl-CoA synthase encodes MTVGIDQINFYVPRFYVDMAKLAESRQVDPNKFLLGIGQTEMSVSPMSQDIVSMGANAAKAIVTEEDKKQISMVIVATESAIDSAKASAVQIHNLLGIQPFARCIEMKEACYAATPAIQLAKDYLAQRPDEKVLVIASDTARYGLNSGGEPTQGAGAVAMMISQNPRILELNDDAVAFTEDVYDFWRPSGQPYPLVDGALSKDAYIHSFQESWQEYARRYNKSLADFSSLCFHVPFTKMGKKALDSILTDDIDEETKSRLTSGYDAATYYNRYVGNIYTGSLYLSLISLLETHDLAANDTIGLFSYGSGSVGEFFSGKVVEGYQDALDIQGHKDLLNNRTEISVETYETFFNRFDNLEFDHETELENEENAIFYLESINDHIRNYNTLN; translated from the coding sequence ATGACAGTCGGTATTGATCAAATTAATTTTTATGTTCCAAGATTTTATGTAGATATGGCTAAACTTGCCGAATCACGTCAAGTGGATCCAAACAAGTTCTTATTAGGCATCGGCCAAACTGAGATGTCAGTAAGTCCTATGAGTCAAGATATCGTTTCGATGGGTGCTAATGCTGCAAAAGCCATCGTGACAGAAGAAGATAAAAAACAAATCAGTATGGTTATTGTTGCAACTGAATCTGCAATAGATTCAGCAAAAGCTTCAGCAGTGCAAATACATAATTTGTTAGGTATTCAACCATTTGCACGTTGTATTGAAATGAAAGAAGCTTGTTATGCTGCAACACCAGCTATACAATTAGCTAAAGATTATTTAGCGCAACGCCCAGATGAAAAAGTACTTGTCATTGCAAGTGATACTGCGCGTTATGGTTTAAATTCTGGTGGCGAACCTACACAAGGTGCTGGTGCAGTTGCTATGATGATATCACAAAACCCACGTATTCTTGAACTAAATGATGACGCGGTTGCTTTCACTGAAGACGTATATGATTTTTGGCGTCCAAGCGGACAACCTTATCCACTTGTAGATGGTGCATTATCAAAAGATGCATATATTCATTCATTCCAAGAAAGTTGGCAAGAATATGCACGTCGTTACAATAAATCACTAGCTGATTTCAGTTCTTTATGCTTCCATGTACCATTTACTAAAATGGGCAAAAAAGCACTTGATTCAATTTTAACAGATGACATAGATGAAGAAACTAAATCGCGCCTAACTTCTGGTTATGATGCAGCTACTTATTATAATCGTTATGTAGGTAACATCTATACAGGTTCTCTATACTTGAGTTTAATCTCATTATTAGAAACGCATGATTTAGCTGCTAATGACACAATTGGTTTATTCAGTTATGGTTCTGGATCTGTTGGTGAATTCTTTAGTGGTAAAGTTGTTGAAGGTTACCAAGATGCACTTGATATTCAAGGACATAAAGATTTACTAAACAACCGGACAGAAATTTCAGTTGAAACATATGAAACTTTCTTCAACCGTTTTGATAATTTAGAATTTGATCACGAAACTGAATTAGAAAATGAAGAAAATGCAATTTTCTATCTTGAAAGCATTAACGATCATATCCGTAATTATAATACCTTAAATTAA
- a CDS encoding CidA/LrgA family protein, which produces MQISKKVSKVLLQVLLIMGITYIGNVIQSVLHIPIAGSIVGLLVFFLLLQFKIIPSKWVSEGSNFFLTTMVFFFVPSVVGVMDVVSDINLNFILFFSMIILGTCCVALISGFIAEKMVKTARYGNGQN; this is translated from the coding sequence TTGCAAATATCAAAGAAGGTATCAAAAGTTTTACTGCAAGTATTATTAATTATGGGGATTACTTATATAGGCAATGTAATTCAGAGCGTATTGCATATACCAATTGCAGGTAGCATTGTAGGATTACTTGTATTTTTCCTTTTATTACAGTTTAAAATAATTCCGTCAAAATGGGTCAGTGAAGGCTCTAACTTTTTCCTTACGACGATGGTGTTTTTCTTTGTACCATCAGTAGTTGGTGTTATGGATGTCGTGTCTGATATTAACTTGAATTTTATACTATTCTTTTCAATGATTATTTTAGGAACATGTTGTGTCGCATTAATTTCTGGTTTTATAGCTGAGAAAATGGTTAAAACTGCGCGATACGGGAATGGACAAAATTAG
- a CDS encoding CHAP domain-containing protein, protein MTGTITFQTTHENQNANAAVNYYSKNQCTWYVFNKRASVGKPVPNSWGNAKNWYYKAKNSGYRVGRVPAKRAVMQSTVGTYGHVAYVETVYKNGSIKVSEYNYNRPLAYGTRILSKSAAAKYNYIY, encoded by the coding sequence ATGACTGGGACAATAACCTTCCAAACAACACATGAAAATCAAAATGCTAATGCAGCAGTTAATTATTATAGTAAAAATCAATGTACATGGTATGTATTTAATAAAAGAGCGAGCGTGGGTAAACCTGTACCCAATAGTTGGGGCAATGCTAAAAATTGGTATTATAAAGCAAAAAACAGTGGATATCGTGTAGGTAGAGTGCCCGCGAAGCGAGCGGTAATGCAATCAACTGTTGGCACATATGGACATGTTGCTTATGTAGAAACTGTTTATAAAAATGGCAGTATTAAAGTATCCGAATATAATTACAATCGTCCTCTAGCTTATGGCACAAGAATATTAAGTAAATCAGCAGCTGCCAAATATAACTATATCTATTAG